In one window of Malassezia japonica chromosome 9, complete sequence DNA:
- a CDS encoding uncharacterized protein (TransMembrane:2 (i85-108o128-148i); BUSCO:EOG09264KSI; EggNog:ENOG503P544; COG:S) — MARSDSASPLAAWTLGYDKITPKHTKLANVPDVMIGYTDPKTLVKQDKNAPVANKPIDASAIQVSKAWEAAMAPAKSIPMNLMMLYMSGNGVQIFSMMVVYMTVVNPLKGITTVNTVFAPYRSEKHSVLPQMLLFVACQLACTAIGLYKCWSMGLLPTESSDWLAWYKAPQPLEWTPTLA, encoded by the exons ATGGCACGGAGCgacagcgcgtcgccgcttGCGGCGTGGACGCTCGGCTACGACAAGATTACGCCCAA GCATACAAAACTCGCCAATGTTCCGGATGTCATGATCGGCTACACGGACCCAAAG ACCCTCGTGAAGCAGGACAAGAACGCGCCGGTGGCCAACAAGCCCATCGACGCGAGTGCCATCCAGGTGTCCAAGGCATGGGAGGCGGCAATGGCACCTGCCAAGAGCATCCCGATGAATCTCATGATGCTGTACATGAGCGGCAACGGTGTCCAGATCTTTAGTATGATGGTCGTCTACATGACCGTTGTCAATCCCCTCAAAGGCATTACCACGGTGAATACGG TCTTTGCGCCGTACCGCAGCGAGAAGCACTCGGTCCTGCCGCAGATGCTGCTGTTTGTCGCATGCCAGCTTGCGTGCACGGCCATTGGCCTGTACAAGTGCTGGAGCATGGGCCTGCTCCCGACCGAGAGCAGCGACTGGCTTGCGTGGTACAAGGCCCCGCAGCCGCTCGAGTGGACGCCGACGTTGGCATAG
- a CDS encoding uncharacterized protein (COG:G; COG:O; COG:T; EggNog:ENOG503NUR6) produces the protein MTTTFNDSLKGQNSNVNNGSGALQEDRQQNEAARIRHEKRHGEAEQETPTSDGTGMESAAAAVTPFVQPKRGEASEDVLHRIAAEAAASEGQRQNHAGSMMRKHSGDTGGMDVDTTPKEQCAHDFTSATVSSSQNSRGIPTEDRPRVNMPAWMHYEAFPPVSSANIPAHLAENGQGLSNVEQVLQRVPERPMMPRLPSPWDSSQALAPSHKDAMAEDKDTPTTTSNEVPVSTSTASAPVTSSESSAMPAAPSVHDLRNTGHRKSPPSFEQYRRRQSWNTVGSNAWEQTLGDVHSVLPIFSEPSANVEAAKDNKDVAHDGEDAVSAAPKTKEASTSLGISENVEMPGLIPGDQIPVGSWGTASPEDETKFEPRYCTIADDEYAVLASAAAYATAAMTYQSVPGGDKEDWEPLDREQQEEVASRLRAWAGLDGPKRQVEARRVLQQTNDKYRVKMSNEGEESRSDGEVFPPNIASHYQTQLHSLTDNYHARMQKEKSQNRATPFVTSVDMPDMQAHNRQLVQDEQQLQAHFSNTTHPEEQQSRSAPVFAMPTTNAAPMSTPAVTTAIAGPPATEPVSAPDETMPLVSSDLPMRRSHEEPMPMEGGKKARRSYSETSPSKSNLDVPTTASGATSASTPAISTPAYTDSETRSMAFPSQGPPQVPISGWSSELEAPVSPLMADTGAEDPIHLLSASAYASGLDIKSPQVRDELLQYAHHLYSTSVAVGEKSELEKTDLVHQKAPRRSTRGGTKLHPTLLPLLHALHKLHPEHLPTLLLLSCTYYTSGNLAGSLWYNNLILRIDSNYVEAMSNIGTALRALGYWKEAESWWWRALQLLPGYWDAFENLLGVLCSPAAAGADSESRPPQFETALRLCDFVEAHIIPVRSKIMLNEPKDDPRFRVQREYSAGTMESQLLPQQLPITQLPRVQNLFYAKGNLKYVIEGHGVASAAEEYQRAVEVIVSVPGHPGYSVRDVIIAICVVAILSFGAVVPGHDALSTAAEVGAAFGIDISNPAYSAVVTQGQYTRLHPEGVLGLVREAGDAAVATMLRIGGNQLPVVFLLPDQVVLLHRILFAPTNGILPVFSPHAGKAPIPPGSPLEAVYRQSSQIGSTILLALAKLFQDAATNAADSGSKRLTLRGIPPSISLLLPFYYLSLSMNPSASTFNNLGILLSSLPIATTTVGLSGERVQLTGQLLAVRYYAHGLQLDPTHSHLFTNLGSLFKDMGRLNEAIKMYEKAIEFNPTFDVALANLGNAIKDQGRTQDSIEYYRRSVQANPNFPEALCGLVNALLAVCDWGEVYPESPKEAGWMRDVTNIVARQLDAGTAYGRGAFHAQGSIEQWVDKIMRCLGDRRPETRDRWMEKLLPFYDPSKHTPTMNEGGFMLRIIERLMRRTQHRWYHDLYTRECTNENESGTVNNDAYGRILLPTCLPIPSIPTVLPFHTFTYPLSPRQVRLISHRNALRTSHSTLSQMWLPKHVYPPPPPPGGKLNIGYVSSDFNNHPLAHLMQSVFGFHDLSRFNIFCYATTASDDTPYRKKIEKESQHFLDVSSWSSEKIIQQIQHDKVHILVNLNGYTKGARNDIFAPRPCPVQMQFMGFAGGMASGWTDWLVVDPIVCPPPMTAGTRWREGPSNAHHDGFLEKSTDLAADLDPEDPREDWVYTERFIYMPHSYFVNDHAQGFRDPAEETRIQSVEEEKGELSKEQKEQDVPVQNQLPDKQVWEREELRRWRMRKEVFPDLPDDYVIFADFNQLYKTDPVLFKAWLLILKRVPKSILWLLRFPASGQAHLHKFATEWAGPDVAKRVIFTDVAPKHIHIYRGRIADLFLDTNECNAHTTAADILWSGTPMLTWPKHVHKMCSRVAASILRAAGIDDRLVVHSEKEYVDRVVELANSIHYEYVEQAVHRDGSYELKPINHTTKDVSPSELTPDMLTVNCTEDAVKGAMRVPEGRAIFRRGSGELMDLRRRLFLSRDKCPLFNTRGWTRALEAGYHEAWRRWEAGTDTEDTPEWEALPPTAPEKLSGHIWLGDY, from the coding sequence ATGACAACCACCTTTAACGACTCGTTGAAGGGACAGAACAGCAATGTAAATAACGGCAGTGGCGCCTTGCAGGAAGATCGCCAACagaacgaggcggcgcgcatccgccACGAGAAGCGCCACGGCGAAGCGGAGCAGGAGACGCCGACCAGCGACGGCACCGGCATGGAgtccgccgcggctgccgTCACCCCGTTTGTCCAGCcgaagcgcggcgaggctTCCGAAGACGTCCTCCACCGCAttgcggccgaggccgccgcctctgAGGGCCAGCGCCAGAACCATGCTGGCTCGATGATGCGCAAGCACAGTGGCGACACCGGCGGTATGGACGTCGACACGACGCCGAAAGAGCAATGCGCACACGACTTTACTTCGGCCACGGTCTCCTCCTCGCAAAACTCGCGGGGCATTCCCACCGAGGATCGGCCGCGCGTCAATATGCCTGCGTGGATGCACTACGAGGCATTCCCTCCTGTCTCCTCTGCCAATATACCCGCACACCTTGCAGAGAATGGCCAGGGGCTCAGCAATGTCGAGCAAGTCCTTCAGCGTGTGCCGGAGCGTCCCATGATGCCCCGGCTGCCCAGCCCGTGGGACTCGTCCCAAGCACTTGCGCCGTCGCACAAGGATGCCATGGCCGAGGACAAAGATACGCCGACGACCACCAGCAACGAGGTGCCGGTATCCACCTCGACCGCATCGGCGCCGGTGACGTCTtccgagtcgagcgcgatgcccgcggcgccgagtgTGCACGATCTGCGCAATACCGGCCACCGCAAGTCGCCGCCGTCCTTTGAGCAGTACCGCAGGAGACAGTCGTGGAACACGGTCGGCTCCAATGCCTGGGAGCAGACGCTTGGCGACGTGCACTCGGTCCTGCCCATTTTCTCCGAGCCCTCGGCGaacgtcgaggcggcgaaGGACAACAAAGACGTTGCACATGACGGCGAAGATGCAgtgagcgcggcgcccaagACAAAGGaggcctcgacctcgctgGGTATCTCGGAGAATGTCGAGATGCCGGGCCTGATTCCGGGTGACCAGATCCCGGTCGGCTCGTGGGGTACCGCCTCGCCAGAAGACGAGACCAAGTTTGAGCCACGCTACTGCACGATTGCCGATGACGAATACGCGGTGCTTGCTTCGGCTGCCGCGTACGCCACCGCTGCGATGACCTACCAATCGGTCCCGGGTGGCGACAAGGAAGACTGGGAGCccctcgaccgcgagcaGCAAGAGGAAGTCGCCTCGCGGCTCCGTGCTTGGGCCGGCCTCGATGGTCCCAAGCGCCAagtcgaggcgcgtcgtgtCCTGCAGCAGACCAATGACAAGTACCGCGTCAAGATGTCGaacgagggcgaggagtcgcgcagcgacggcgaAGTGTTCCCTCCCAACATTGCGAGCCACTACCAGACGCAGCTCCACTCGCTCACGGACAACTATCATGCGCGCATGCAGAAGGAAAAGTCGCAGAACCGCGCTACGCCGTTCGTGACTTCGGTCGACATGCCCGACATGCAAGCGCACAACCGCCAGCTTGTCCAGGAtgagcagcagctgcaggcgcacTTTAGCAACACCACGCATCCCGAGGAACAGCagtcgaggagcgcgccggtctTTGCCATGCCCACGACGAACGCAGCGCCGATGTCGACGCCTGCAGTGACGACGGCGATTGCCGGGCCGCCTGCGACCGAACCGGTGAGCGCGCCAGACGAGACGATGCCACTTGTCTCGTCCGACCTGCCTATGCGCCGCTCTCACGAGGAGCCCATGCCGATGGAGGGCGGCAAGAAGGCGCGCCGGTCCTACAGCGAGACGTCGCCGTCCAAGAGCAACCTGGACGTGCCGACGACCGCTtcgggcgcgacgtctGCATCGACACCGGCCATCTCCACGCCGGCTTATACCGACAGCGAGACGCGGTCGATGGCTTTTCCTTCGCAGGGCCCGCCGCAGGTCCCGATTTCGGGCTGGAGctcggagctcgaggcgcctgTCTCGCCGCTTATGGCGGACACGGGTGCCGAGGACCCGATCCACCTCTTGTCTGCGTccgcgtacgcctcggGTCTCGATATCAAGTCGCcgcaggtgcgcgacgaACTGCTGCAATATGCGCACCACCTCTACTCCACCAGCGTCGCGGTCGGAGAGAAGAGCGAGCTGGAAAAGACGGACCTCGTGCACCaaaaggcgccgcgccgctcgacgcgcggtGGCACGAAGCTGCACCCcacgctgctgccgctgttgcatgcgctgcacaaGCTGCACCCCGAGCACCTGCCGACGCTCCTGCTGCTTTCGTGCACGTACTATACGTCAGGCAACCTCGCGGGCTCGTTGTGGTACAACAACCTGATTTTGCGTATCGACTCGAACTACGTCGAGGCGATGTCGAACATCGGTACTGCCCTCCGTGCGCTTGGCTACTGGAAAGAGGCCGAGAGCTGGTGGTGGCGTGCACTGCAGCTCCTGCCGGGCTATTGGGACGCATTTGAGAATTTGCTCGGTGTGCTctgctcgccggcggctgcgGGTGCCGACTCGGAGAGCCGTCCGCCGCAGTTTgagacggcgctgcgcctgtgtgactttgtcgaggcgcacatTATCCCTGTGCGCAGCAAGATCATGCTGAACGAGCCGAAGGACGATCCTCGCTTCCGTGTGCAGCGTGAGTACAGCGCTGGCACCATGGAATCGCAGCTGCTTCCCCAGCAGCTGCCGATTACGCAGCTGCCGCGTGTGCAGAACCTGTTCTACGCCAAGGGTAACCTCAAGTACGTCATCGAGGGACACGGCGTTGCGTCGGCCGCTGAGGAGTACCAGCGCGCGGTCGAGGTTATCGTCTCGGTACCTGGCCACCCGGGCTactcggtgcgcgacgtgatCATCGCGATCTGTGTGGTGGCCATCCTGTCGTTTGGCGCCGTGGTCCCTGGCCACGATGCGCTGTCGACCGCTGCCGAGGTCGGTGCCGCGTTTGGCATCGACATCTCGAACCCCGCGTACTCTGCGGTGGTGACCCAGGGCCAGTACACGCGCCTGCACCCCGAGGGTGTGCTCGGCCttgtgcgcgaggccggcgatgcggcggtcgcgacgatgctgcgcatcggcggcaACCAGCTGCCTGTCGTCTTCCTGCTGCCCGACCAGGTCGTGCTTCTGCACCGTATCCTCTTTGCGCCTACGAACGGCATCTTGCCGGTCTTTAGCCCCCATGCGGGCAAGGCGCCGATTCCCCCGGGCTCGCCGCTGGAGGCCGTCTATCGCCAGTCGTCCCAGATTGGCTCGACGATCCTGCTGGCCCTCGCGAAGCTCTTCCAGGATGCGGCGACGAACGCGGCCGACTCGGGCTCGAAGCGTCTTACGCTGCGCGGTATTCCCCCCTCGATCTCGCTGCTGCTTCCCTTCTACTACCTGTCTCTGAGCATGAACCCCAGTGCGTCGACGTTCAACAACTTGGGTATTCtgctctcgtcgctgccTATCGCCACGACGACCGTCGGCCtgagcggcgagcgcgttcAACTTACCGGCCAGCTGCTCGCTGTGCGCTACTACGCGCACGGTCTGCAGCTTGACCCGACGCACTCGCACTTGTTCACCAATTTGGGTTCGCTCTTCAAGGACATGGGCCGCCTGAACGAGGCGATCAAGATGTACGAGAAGGCAATTGAGTTCAACCCTACGTTTGACGTGGCGCTGGCCAACTTGGGTAACGCCATCAAGGACCAGGGCCGGACGCAGGACTCGATCGAGTACTACCGCCGCTCGGTGCAAGCGAACCCCAACTTCCCTGAAGCGCTCTGTGGTCTCGTtaatgcgctgctcgcggtTTGCGACTGGGGCGAAGTGTACCCCGAGTCTCCGAAGGAGGCCGGCTGGATGCGCGACGTGACCAACATCGTCGCTCGCCAGCTTGATGCGGGCACTGCCtacggccgcggcgcgttcCACGCGCAGGGCTCGATCGAGCAGTGGGTCGACAAGATCATGCGGTGCCTCGGCGATCGCCGTCCTgagacgcgcgaccgcTGGATGGAGAAACTGCTGCCCTTCTACGACCCGTCGAAGCACACGCCTACGATGAACGAGGGCGGTTTCATGCTACGTATCATTGAGCGTCtcatgcgccgcacgcagcaccgcTGGTACCACGACCTGTACACGCGCGAGTGCACGAACGAGAACGAGAGCGGCACGGTGAACAACGACGCGTACGGCCGCATTCTGCTGCCGACGTGCCTGCCGATCCCGAGTATCCCGACGGTGCTTCCGTTCCACACTTTCACCTACCCCCTGTCACCGCGGCAGGTCCGCCTGATTTCCCACCGCAACGCGCTGCGTACTTCACACAGTACGCTCTCACAGATGTGGCTGCCGAAGCATGTCTATCcccccccgccgccgcctggtGGCAAGCTGAACATCGGCTATGTGTCGTCGGACTTTAACAACCACCCCCTTGCACACTTGATGCAGTCGGTGTTTGGTTTCCACGACCTGTCGCGCTTCAACATCTTCTGTTACGCGACAACCGCGTCGGACGACACGCCCTACCGCAAGAAGATCGAGAAGGAGTCGCAGCACTTCCTTGACGTCTCTTCGTGGTCCTCGGAGAAGATCATCCAGCAGATCCAGCACGACAAGGTGCACATCCTCGTGAACCTGAACGGTTACACGAAGGGCGCGCGCAACGACAtctttgcgccgcgcccgtgCCCGGTGCAGATGCAGTTTATGGGCTTTGCGGGCGGCATGGCATCGGGCTGGACCGActggctcgtcgtcgacccGATCGTCTGCCCCCCGCCGATGaccgccggcacgcgctggcgcgAGGGCCCTAGCAATGCCCACCACGACGGCTTCCTCGAGAAGTCGAcggacctcgccgcggaCCTCGACCCCGAGGACCCCCGCGAGGACTGGGTGTACACGGAGCGCTTCATCTACATGCCCCATTCCTACTTTGTCAACGACCATGCGCAAGGCTTCCGCGACCCCGCAGAAGAGACGCGCATCCAGTCGGTCGAAGAGGAGAAGGGCGAGCTGAGCAAGGAGCAGAAGGAGCAAGACGTCCCGGTGCAGAACCAGCTGCCCGACAAGCAGGTGTGGGAGCGCGaagagctgcgccgctggcgcaTGCGCAAGGAAGTGTTCCCCGACCTGCCGGACGACTATGTGATCTTTGCCGACTTCAACCAGCTGTACAAGACGGACCCTGTGCTGTTCAAGGCCTGGCTCCTGATTCTGAAGCGTGTTCCCAAGTCGATTTTGTGGCTGCTGCGTTTCCCGGCCTCGGGCCAGGCGCACCTGCACAAGTTCGCCACCGAGTGGGCCGGCCCCGATGTGGCGAAGCGTGTCATCTTCACGGATGTCGCGCCGAAGCACATCCATATCTACCGTGGCCGCATTGCGGATCTCTTCCTCGACACCAACGAGTGTAACGCGCAcacgacggccgccgacaTCCTCTggtccggcacgccgatgCTCACCTGGCCCAAGCACGTCCACAAGATgtgctcgcgcgtcgcggcgagtattctgcgtgcggccggcATCGACGACCGCCTTGTGGTGCACTCGGAGAAGGAGTATGTCGATCGCGTCGTGGAGCTCGCCAACTCGATTCATTACGAGTACGTCGAGCAAGccgtgcaccgcgacggCTCCTACGAGCTCAAGCCGATCAATCACACCACCAAGGACGTGTCGCCCAGCGAGCTCACGCCGGACATGCTCACGGTGAACTGCACCGAAGACGCTGTCAAGGGCGCGATGCGTGTGCCGGAAGGCCGCGCCATCTTCCGCCGCGGCTCCGGCGAGCTGATGGacttgcgccgccgcctcttcCTCTCGCGCGACAAGTGCCCTCTCTTCAACACTCGGGGATGGACACGTGCGCTGGAGGCAGGCTATCACGAGGCGTGGCGCCGCTGGGAGGCGGGCACCGACACCGAAGACACTCCTGAGTGGGAGGCGCTTCCGCCGACCGCTCCGGAGAAGCTCAGCGGTCACATCTGGCTCGGAGACTATTAG
- the CIC1 gene encoding proteasome-interacting protein cic1 (EggNog:ENOG503NU7W; COG:S) has product MPPVRKTSTKKASTKGDGAAAKSKPAAPPAELIAGKVDATQALKAFKALTAYTQGRTSAAGNELPLDGPGSLGAGKDTDNTVWLQITIKELNPVRKVKPARIPLAHPLLDEEASVCLLTKDPQREYKDLLMEKNIRSVNRVVGVEKLKGKFKPFDARRELVRDHDLFLADERIVPMLPKLCGSVFYKDRKFPVPVDIVNKKRLPEAIAQAIASTYFLQNKGSCSSIKIGFVNRHSPEALVENLTLALPAIVSKLQGKWGNVQNIEVKTGRSAALPIWNCKLSGDGDDVRWTPKEEIEEDDEDDEDEDEDEEPVPPPKKRKAPAASVSKTKKVAK; this is encoded by the coding sequence AtgccgccggtgcgcaaGACAAGCACGAAGAAGGCTAGCACCAAGGGCGATGGTGCGGCTGCAAAGAGCAAGCCTGCTGCACCCCCTGCGGAGCTGATTGCAGGCAAGGTcgacgcgacgcaggcgctcaaggcgTTCAAGGCGCTTACGGCCTACACCCAGGGCCGCACCTCGGCTGCCGGCAACGAGCTTCCGCTGGACGGCCCGGGCTCGCTGGGCGCTGGCAAGGACACGGACAACACAGTCTGGCTGCAGATCACGATCAAGGAGCTGAACCCGGTGCGCAAGGTGAAGCCGGCGCGCATTCCTCTGGCGCACCCCctgctggacgaggaggcgtCGGTGTGCCTGCTCACCAAGGACCCCCAGCGCGAGTACAAGGACCTGCTTATGGAGAAGAACATCCGCTCCGTGAACCGTGTCGTGGGCGTCGAGAAGCTCAAGGGCAAGTTTAAGCCGTttgatgcgcgccgcgagctcgtgcgcgaccaCGACCTGTTTTTGGCGGACGAGCGTATCGTGCCGATGCTCCCGAAGCTGTGTGGCAGTGTATTCTACAAAGACCGCAAGTTCCCTGTGCCGGTCGATATTGTGAACAAGAAGCGTCTTCCGGAGGCAATCGCACAGGCCATTGCCTCGACCTATTTCCTGCAAAATAAGGGCTCGTGCTCCTCGATCAAGATTGGGTTCGTGAACCGCCACAGCCCCGAGGCGTTGGTCGAGAACCTGACGCTGGCCCTGCCGGCGATCGTCAGCAAGCTCCAGGGCAAGTGGGGCAACGTGCAAAATATCGAGGTCAAGACGggccgcagcgctgcgCTTCCCATCTGGAACTGCAAGCtgagcggcgacggcgacgacgtgcgGTGGACCCCGAAAGAGGAGATCGAGGAGGACGATGAAGACgatgaggacgaggacgaggacgaggagcccgTGCCTCCCCcaaagaagcgcaaggcgcctgctgcgtcCGTCTCCAAGACAAAGAAAGTAGCAAAGTAA